A DNA window from Deinococcus malanensis contains the following coding sequences:
- a CDS encoding S-layer homology domain-containing protein — MRKSMMFASTVALIIGAAGAQTTTTTTTTTAATATQVTLNDVPAGHWAKDAVDRIVQCGLIQGFPDGTFRGNENLTRYQAALIFYRLLQTGTLSNCGLSQTDMTVVARGMAEVSTELAAIANRVTDLERLNAEQQARITALEERINAMGTGGADVAALNARIDALEAAIRNIPAGPAGPAGPAGPAGPAGPAGPAGPAGTSATVVTPPPAPAQTTTVVIGEPVVNEPVRSNLYAGISVGAAGTSTDIPCYQGNASSGRTTSYCVAAGAMIGSKNILGPVGARVAAEYAPGKNGFNADVTATYHLETGSAITPYVGAGLGLSSSTGRTRNANGTVTGFAGNATDTYVNVLAGVDFNITDSIAAYVEGNGRYYMTNNGTGTGLANTARNGFNVAGKVGLKFFF; from the coding sequence ATGCGCAAGTCCATGATGTTCGCATCCACCGTCGCTCTGATTATCGGCGCCGCTGGCGCACAGACCACCACGACCACCACCACGACCACGGCCGCCACTGCGACCCAGGTGACCCTCAATGACGTGCCCGCCGGGCACTGGGCGAAAGACGCTGTTGACCGTATTGTGCAGTGTGGCCTGATCCAGGGCTTCCCGGATGGCACTTTCCGCGGCAACGAAAACCTGACCCGTTATCAGGCTGCCCTGATCTTCTACCGTCTGCTGCAGACCGGCACGCTCAGCAACTGTGGGCTGAGCCAGACCGACATGACCGTCGTTGCCCGCGGCATGGCAGAAGTCAGCACTGAACTGGCTGCCATTGCCAACCGCGTAACCGACCTCGAGCGTCTGAACGCTGAGCAGCAGGCCCGTATTACGGCCCTGGAAGAACGCATCAACGCCATGGGCACCGGTGGAGCTGATGTCGCCGCCCTGAACGCCCGCATCGACGCGCTGGAAGCTGCTATCCGCAACATTCCTGCTGGCCCCGCTGGTCCTGCTGGTCCTGCTGGCCCCGCTGGTCCTGCTGGCCCCGCCGGTCCTGCTGGCCCCGCCGGCACCAGCGCCACCGTGGTAACGCCCCCTCCCGCACCTGCCCAGACGACCACTGTGGTCATCGGTGAGCCCGTAGTCAACGAGCCTGTTCGCAGCAATCTGTACGCTGGTATCAGCGTGGGCGCTGCAGGTACCAGCACTGACATTCCCTGCTACCAGGGGAATGCCTCTTCTGGCCGGACCACCAGCTACTGCGTAGCGGCCGGCGCCATGATCGGCAGCAAGAACATCCTGGGTCCCGTAGGCGCGCGCGTTGCGGCCGAATACGCTCCTGGCAAGAACGGGTTCAATGCCGATGTCACCGCCACTTACCACCTGGAAACCGGCAGTGCCATCACTCCTTACGTGGGCGCTGGTCTGGGTCTCAGCAGCAGCACTGGCCGTACCCGAAACGCCAACGGCACCGTTACCGGCTTTGCTGGTAACGCCACCGATACCTACGTGAACGTGCTGGCTGGTGTGGACTTCAACATCACTGACAGCATCGCTGCTTATGTGGAAGGCAATGGCCGCTACTACATGACCAACAACGGCACCGGCACCGGTCTGGCGAACACCGCCCGTAACGGCTTCAATGTCGCTGGCAAGGTCGGCCTGAAGTTCTTCTTCTAA
- a CDS encoding enoyl-CoA hydratase/isomerase family protein yields the protein MTYLDEHEFETIQIDQHGPLAVLSVNRPKALNALSAQTFGEISEAIDLIMDNAEIGALIVTGAGDKAFVAGADITELAALDGVYAGREASLAGQDVMHQLSSLPIPVIAAINGYALGGGLELALACDIRVASAGARLGLPEVTLGLLPGYGGTQRLSRLIGVGRALDLMLTARQVGAEEALQLGLVNYVADNALSKAREIAETMLRHGPIALSLVKEAVRRGMDASLEGGLEVEADLFGMAMSTQDFKEGTAAFLGKRRPEFKGE from the coding sequence ATGACATATCTCGATGAACATGAATTCGAAACCATCCAGATTGACCAGCACGGTCCGCTGGCGGTCCTGTCGGTCAACCGGCCCAAAGCGCTCAACGCCCTGAGTGCACAGACATTCGGTGAAATCAGCGAAGCCATCGACCTGATTATGGACAATGCCGAAATCGGTGCGCTGATCGTCACTGGTGCCGGAGACAAGGCATTCGTTGCTGGGGCTGACATAACGGAACTCGCCGCTCTGGACGGTGTCTACGCCGGCCGTGAAGCCTCACTGGCGGGTCAGGACGTGATGCATCAGCTGAGCAGCCTACCCATTCCGGTCATTGCCGCGATCAATGGGTACGCACTTGGTGGCGGGCTCGAACTTGCATTGGCCTGTGACATCCGCGTCGCGTCGGCTGGAGCACGCCTGGGCCTGCCTGAAGTGACGCTGGGGCTGTTGCCAGGTTACGGCGGCACGCAGCGGCTCTCTCGCCTGATCGGGGTCGGCCGGGCACTGGACCTGATGCTGACTGCGCGTCAGGTGGGCGCTGAGGAGGCATTGCAACTGGGTCTGGTGAATTACGTGGCGGACAATGCCCTGAGCAAAGCCCGCGAAATTGCCGAGACCATGCTGCGCCACGGACCCATCGCCCTGTCTCTGGTCAAGGAAGCTGTGCGCCGGGGCATGGACGCCTCGCTGGAAGGCGGGCTGGAAGTCGAGGCAGATCTGTTTGGTATGGCCATGTCCACGCAGGATTTCAAGGAGGGGACCGCCGCCTTCCTGGGCAAGCGCCGCCCGGAGTTCAAGGGTGAGTGA